One Edaphobacter flagellatus genomic region harbors:
- a CDS encoding peptidylprolyl isomerase, whose amino-acid sequence MRLLTHNTLLSGVSWIVWIALVLPVHGQTNSQPQPQASTAKDAAQGTVIDAVVAIVNGDVILESDVDEERRFEAIQPYRGSMAEFSRERAIQRIIDRTLILQQAALEPDDSAVRDEELDKQLQTLRGDIPDCKKYHCETDDGWASFLAANGFTVPEFRSRWLKRMELLRLIEVRFRNGIHITDEEIKNYYEKTMLPEYAKRKVTPPKLETISQRIEEVLLQQRVGSLLVDWLKSLRAQGNVWVMRPGEVAP is encoded by the coding sequence ATGCGATTACTGACACACAATACGTTGCTGAGTGGAGTGAGCTGGATTGTATGGATCGCGCTCGTACTGCCGGTGCATGGGCAGACGAACTCGCAGCCGCAGCCTCAGGCGAGCACCGCGAAAGATGCAGCACAGGGCACGGTGATCGATGCCGTTGTTGCGATCGTGAATGGCGACGTCATTCTTGAAAGCGACGTGGATGAGGAGCGCAGGTTCGAGGCGATTCAGCCGTATCGAGGTTCGATGGCCGAATTTTCGCGCGAACGGGCTATTCAGCGGATCATCGACCGCACGTTGATCTTGCAACAGGCTGCGCTTGAGCCTGATGATTCGGCTGTCAGGGATGAAGAACTCGACAAGCAGCTTCAGACGCTGCGCGGCGATATTCCTGATTGCAAAAAATATCACTGCGAGACAGATGATGGTTGGGCGTCGTTTCTTGCTGCAAATGGTTTCACTGTTCCTGAGTTTCGCAGCCGCTGGCTAAAGAGGATGGAGCTGCTGCGATTGATCGAAGTGCGCTTCCGCAATGGCATCCATATCACCGATGAGGAGATCAAGAATTACTACGAGAAAACGATGTTGCCGGAGTATGCCAAACGGAAGGTGACGCCTCCGAAACTGGAGACGATATCGCAGCGTATTGAAGAGGTGCTGCTGCAGCAGCGTGTGGGCTCTCTGCTGGTTGACTGGCTGAAATCGTTGCGGGCACAGGGCAACGTGTGGGTGATGAGGCCTGGAGAGGTAGCGCCGTGA
- a CDS encoding POTRA domain-containing protein, producing the protein MAALFLLACLIPMGRAQNVPAAIPSDGAETEQAPSQGNNSLRGLRVAQTQRQALVVGPGLAASVWQWKGVRVDRIEFEGVTFDKEDTLPNELMQKVGEPLDPEKVRASTRRLFRSGRYRDITVRGERTGDGMVLVFAGVPRFYVGRVTISGVKSDRLASLLEYGTKLTPGTAYTESSLANGTDGIREILRQQGYYEPKIFAGTALDKANIQINVDYDVDVGPQARIGNVTVESADLGMTLDQFRKKGKLKQGSKVNRDTTTNALSKLRSQYQKRDRLEATVSVQKQDYVPSRRQVDYDFHVVQGPEVKVLVEGVKVSRSRLHLLVPIFEEGTIDNDLLNEGMHNIRDFVQQQGYFDATVEVKVIGEGSQNESVVFVVDRGIKHKVTEVTLKGNKYFSDDILRERMRVKKADAYLRSGRYSPGLVASDVSAIQALYRANGFDEAQVTTDVKDRDTSGTKGRITVVYNIVEGPQKKFGTIDLVGVDATRMQDVKGLMNAQEGQPFSLATLSGDRDTVLSYYLSHGFDQVKVDVQIHKEAKVATNTDVVLTVDEGQQVFVDRVLLSGLHFTRPKVVENRILVHPGDPLDQSALLETQRNLYNLALFNEVITAVQNPTGDAPRKNTLVQATEAKRWNVTYGFGFEAQTGNPGGTNQTNGKTSYSPEGRTGVSPRVSLDVSRINLRGTEDSVTLHSTYGLLEQIAIVTLQNPHFMNAKNFSAAISGGYSNIQNITTFASSTLQADFRFTQKWKRTDTFIYDFLYRRVKVDQNSLQIAPELIPLLSQPVRVGGPSLTWFHDTRQPNPLDANKGLYASLQLFYASSKFGSQTDFFKVDATNSTYYRLFNKRYTLARNTRIGYENDSGVNPNAGNPVCAGILLTTNPTCNAVPLPERLYAGGATSHRGFGINGAGPRDLQTGYPVGGSAAFVNTTELRMPPPTLPYVGDSVSLVLFHDMGNVFQNAEDMFPSFLRFRQKNRDTCRNVSGTIGTCDFNYFSHAIGVGARYRTPVGPVRFDFSYNLNPPIYPVIDSADPPHVGQGSHFNFFFSIGQSF; encoded by the coding sequence TTGGCGGCGTTGTTTCTGCTTGCGTGCCTGATCCCGATGGGGCGGGCCCAGAATGTACCGGCTGCGATTCCGTCCGATGGTGCGGAGACGGAGCAGGCTCCATCACAAGGGAACAATTCATTGCGGGGACTGCGTGTTGCTCAGACACAGCGGCAGGCGCTGGTGGTTGGACCGGGGTTGGCGGCGTCGGTGTGGCAGTGGAAGGGCGTGCGTGTCGACCGCATCGAGTTTGAGGGCGTGACCTTCGATAAGGAAGATACGCTGCCGAATGAACTGATGCAGAAGGTAGGTGAGCCTCTGGACCCGGAGAAGGTGCGCGCCAGCACGAGGCGGCTCTTCCGCAGTGGGCGATACCGCGACATCACGGTGCGAGGGGAGCGTACGGGCGATGGCATGGTGTTGGTCTTTGCCGGCGTTCCGCGGTTTTATGTCGGGCGCGTGACGATCTCGGGAGTGAAGAGCGATCGATTGGCATCGTTGCTGGAGTACGGCACGAAGCTGACACCTGGCACGGCTTATACCGAATCGTCGCTTGCGAATGGGACGGATGGGATACGCGAGATTCTGCGCCAGCAGGGGTATTACGAACCGAAGATTTTTGCGGGAACGGCGCTGGACAAGGCCAACATCCAGATCAATGTGGATTATGACGTCGATGTTGGCCCACAGGCGCGGATTGGCAATGTGACGGTGGAGAGTGCAGACCTTGGCATGACGCTCGATCAGTTTCGCAAGAAGGGCAAGCTGAAACAGGGAAGCAAGGTGAATCGCGATACGACGACCAACGCACTGAGCAAGTTGCGTTCACAGTATCAAAAGCGTGACCGCCTGGAGGCTACGGTCAGCGTGCAGAAACAGGATTACGTTCCATCGCGTCGCCAGGTGGATTATGACTTCCACGTCGTCCAGGGACCCGAGGTGAAGGTGCTGGTGGAAGGCGTAAAGGTTTCGCGCAGCCGGCTGCATCTCCTGGTCCCGATCTTCGAGGAAGGAACGATTGACAATGACCTGCTGAATGAAGGGATGCACAACATCCGCGACTTTGTGCAGCAGCAGGGATATTTTGATGCAACGGTCGAAGTGAAGGTGATCGGCGAAGGGTCGCAGAACGAGAGTGTGGTGTTTGTCGTTGATCGTGGCATCAAGCACAAAGTGACGGAAGTGACGCTGAAGGGGAACAAATATTTTTCCGACGATATTCTCCGTGAGCGTATGCGGGTGAAGAAGGCGGATGCCTATCTGCGGAGCGGTCGGTATAGCCCCGGGTTGGTGGCCAGCGATGTGAGTGCGATTCAGGCACTATACAGAGCGAATGGTTTTGATGAGGCGCAGGTGACGACGGATGTGAAGGACCGTGATACGTCGGGTACAAAGGGACGGATCACGGTGGTCTACAACATCGTTGAAGGGCCGCAGAAGAAATTTGGCACGATTGATCTGGTAGGCGTGGATGCAACCCGGATGCAGGATGTAAAAGGGCTGATGAACGCGCAGGAGGGGCAGCCGTTTTCGCTGGCGACGCTTTCGGGAGATCGTGACACGGTGCTTTCGTACTATCTGAGCCACGGTTTCGATCAGGTGAAGGTCGATGTTCAGATTCATAAAGAGGCAAAGGTCGCAACCAATACGGATGTGGTGTTGACCGTGGATGAAGGGCAGCAGGTGTTTGTGGATCGCGTGCTGCTGTCGGGCTTGCACTTTACGCGGCCAAAGGTAGTAGAGAACCGAATTTTAGTGCATCCTGGTGATCCTCTGGACCAGAGCGCCTTGCTGGAGACGCAGCGAAATCTTTACAACCTGGCGCTCTTCAATGAAGTGATTACAGCCGTGCAGAATCCGACGGGAGATGCGCCGCGCAAAAATACACTGGTGCAGGCGACAGAGGCCAAGCGCTGGAATGTGACGTATGGCTTCGGCTTTGAGGCGCAGACGGGAAATCCCGGAGGGACGAACCAGACGAACGGGAAGACGAGCTACTCGCCTGAGGGTAGGACGGGCGTGAGCCCACGTGTTTCGCTGGATGTATCGCGTATTAATCTGCGTGGCACAGAGGATTCGGTGACGCTGCATTCGACGTACGGATTGCTGGAGCAGATTGCGATTGTGACGCTGCAGAATCCGCACTTCATGAATGCAAAGAATTTCTCGGCGGCGATCTCGGGTGGGTATAGCAACATTCAGAACATCACGACATTTGCCTCGTCGACACTGCAGGCAGATTTTCGTTTCACGCAGAAGTGGAAACGCACGGATACTTTCATCTACGACTTTCTCTATCGACGTGTAAAGGTGGATCAGAATAGCCTGCAGATCGCTCCTGAACTGATTCCGCTGCTCTCGCAACCGGTGCGTGTCGGAGGACCCAGTTTGACGTGGTTCCACGATACGCGGCAGCCGAATCCTTTGGACGCGAACAAAGGCCTGTATGCTTCGCTGCAGCTATTCTATGCGTCATCGAAGTTCGGATCGCAGACGGACTTCTTCAAGGTGGATGCTACGAACTCCACATACTATCGCCTCTTCAACAAGAGATATACGCTGGCGAGAAATACCCGAATTGGCTACGAAAATGACTCGGGTGTAAATCCGAATGCGGGCAATCCAGTTTGCGCTGGAATACTGCTGACGACGAATCCTACCTGCAATGCGGTGCCTCTGCCTGAGAGGCTCTATGCAGGTGGAGCGACCTCCCACAGAGGCTTTGGCATCAACGGAGCCGGTCCGCGCGACTTGCAGACGGGCTATCCGGTTGGCGGCTCTGCGGCGTTTGTGAATACGACGGAGCTGCGTATGCCTCCTCCCACTCTGCCTTATGTCGGCGATAGCGTGAGCCTGGTGCTGTTTCATGACATGGGCAACGTTTTTCAGAACGCGGAGGACATGTTTCCCAGCTTCCTGCGGTTCCGTCAAAAGAACCGCGATACATGCCGCAATGTTTCAGGCACGATCGGAACCTGTGACTTCAACTATTTTTCGCATGCCATCGGTGTAGGTGCGCGCTACAGAACACCGGTCGGTCCGGTGCGCTTTGACTTCAGCTATAACCTGAATCCACCGATCTATCCGGTGATTGATTCGGCGGATCCACCTCATGTGGGACAGGGGAGCCACTTTAATTTCTTCTTCAGTATTGGGCAGAGTTTTTAG
- a CDS encoding ThiF family adenylyltransferase, whose protein sequence is MPSPQADPAAPPPIDDRERYSRQVLFPGIGADGQLALLRAHVAIVGCGATGAAAASLLARAGVGTLTLIDRDFVEFSNLQRQVLFDEQDAREALPKAEAARRKIAQFNSGITVYAYVTDLVPANIAELLAEANLILDATDNFETRYLINDYAVEQGKPWIYAAAIGAYAATMNILPRGEADATLSWEPTACLACVFPKPPSGPVETCDTAGILSTAVNFAASIQVTEALKLLTGQSARMRRTLLSFDLWSSERSEISSAKPRPDCEVCGQRIFAHLAGEGRPHITLCGRNSVQIHEHHRPVDFASMRERLAPHGTVRFNELLLRFERPPYTITLFADGRAIVQGTTDTTVARTLYARYIGS, encoded by the coding sequence ATGCCCTCTCCTCAGGCAGATCCAGCAGCGCCCCCTCCCATCGATGACCGGGAGCGCTACTCCCGCCAGGTTCTCTTTCCCGGCATTGGAGCAGACGGACAGCTTGCCCTCTTACGCGCACACGTCGCTATCGTAGGCTGTGGAGCAACCGGTGCCGCTGCCGCCTCCCTTCTGGCCCGCGCTGGCGTCGGAACGCTCACGCTCATCGACCGCGATTTCGTCGAGTTCTCCAATCTTCAGCGTCAGGTTCTCTTTGATGAGCAGGACGCCCGCGAGGCGCTTCCTAAAGCCGAAGCCGCACGCCGCAAGATCGCCCAATTCAACTCCGGCATTACCGTTTATGCGTATGTAACCGATCTGGTCCCAGCCAATATCGCGGAGCTGCTCGCCGAAGCCAATCTCATCCTCGATGCAACCGACAACTTCGAAACCCGCTACCTCATCAACGATTACGCCGTCGAGCAGGGAAAGCCCTGGATCTATGCCGCCGCCATTGGAGCCTACGCCGCAACGATGAACATCCTCCCCCGTGGCGAAGCAGATGCAACACTGTCATGGGAGCCCACCGCCTGCCTCGCCTGCGTCTTTCCAAAACCGCCCAGCGGCCCAGTCGAAACCTGCGACACCGCAGGCATCCTCTCCACCGCCGTCAACTTCGCTGCCTCCATCCAGGTCACCGAAGCCCTCAAGCTCCTTACCGGCCAATCCGCACGCATGCGGCGCACATTGCTCTCCTTCGATCTCTGGTCGTCCGAACGCTCCGAAATATCATCGGCAAAACCTCGCCCCGACTGTGAGGTCTGTGGCCAACGCATCTTTGCCCACCTTGCAGGCGAAGGACGCCCACACATCACGCTCTGCGGACGCAACTCCGTACAGATTCACGAGCACCATCGCCCCGTCGACTTCGCCTCCATGCGCGAACGTCTTGCGCCCCACGGCACCGTACGCTTCAACGAGCTCCTCCTGCGCTTCGAGCGCCCTCCGTACACCATCACGCTTTTTGCCGATGGTCGAGCCATCGTGCAGGGAACTACGGACACCACCGTAGCGCGCACACTTTACGCGCGCTACATCGGAAGCTAA